From Osmerus eperlanus chromosome 28, fOsmEpe2.1, whole genome shotgun sequence, the proteins below share one genomic window:
- the pde4d gene encoding cAMP-specific 3',5'-cyclic phosphodiesterase 4D isoform X4, translated as MSIVLKPRSRSTSSLRNTEGICFDVDNGTSSGRSPLDPMASPGSGLILQANFVHSQRRESFLYRSDSDYDLSPKSMSRNSSIASDIHGDDMIVTPFAQVLASLRTVRNNFAALTNLQQERERANKRSPMCNPPPITKTSFTEEAYQKLATETLEELDWCLDQLETLQTRHSVSEMASNKFKRMLNRELTHLSEMSRSGNQVSEFISSTFLDKQHEVEMPSPQTQKEKDEKKNKPMCQISGVKKLQHSSSLTNSNIPRFGVKTETEEELAKELEDVNKWGLNVFKVTEFSGNRPLTVMMYSIFQERDLLKTFKIPLDTFITYLMTLEDHYHGDVAYHNNIHAADVTQSTHVLLSTPALEAVFTDLEILAAIFASAIHDVDHPGVSNQFLISTNSELALMYNDSSVLENHHLAVGFKLLQEENCDIFQNLTKKQRQSLRKMVIDIVLATDMSKHMNLLADLKTMVETKKVTSSGVLLLDNYSDRIQVLQNMVHCADLSNPTKPLQLYRQWTDRIMDEFFSQGDRERERGMEISPMCDKHNASVEKTQVGFIDYIVHPLWETWADLVHPDAQDILDTLEDNREWYQSTIPQSPSPALDEPDDGSRPPGGDKFQFELTLEEDGESDTEKDSGSQPEEEEVEEEEEEEEEEEEEENSCSDSKTLCTQDSESTEIPLDEQLGEGEEEEEEEEQREVEGERSFTPDCVVEEEEGDEEKQEEEKGRKTADT; from the exons aTGAGTATCGTTCTGAAGCCCCGCTCACGTTCTACCAGTTCTCTACGGAACACAGAAGGAATCTG CTTCGATGTGGACAACGGGACGTCGTCGGGTCGCAGCCCCCTGGACCCCATGGCCAGCCCGGGTTCAGGCCTCATCCTGCAGGCCAACTTTGTCCACAGCCAACGGAGGGAATCCTTCCTCTACCGCTCGGACAGCGACTATGACCTGTCGCCCAAGTCCATGTCCCGCAACTCCTCCATCGCCAGCGACAT TCATGGTGACGATATGATTGTAACACCATTTGCACAG gTTCTGGCCAGTTTAAGAACTGTACGGAATAATTTTGCTGCATTAACCAATTTACaacaagaaagagaaagggcaaACAA AAGATCACCCATGTGTAATCCACCCCCTATCACCAAGACCTCCTTTACAG AGGAGGCCTACCAGAAGCTAGCCACAGAGACTCTGGAAGAGCTGGACTGGTGCCTGGACCAGCTGGAGACCCTGCAGACCAGACACTCTGTCAGCGAGATGGCCTCCAACAAG TTCAAGAGGATGCTGAACAGGGAGCTGACGCACCTGTCGGAGATGAGCCGGTCGGGGAACCAGGTGTCGGAGTTCATCTCCAGCACCTTCCTGG ACAAGCAGCACGAGGTGGAGATGCCCTCCCCGCAGACACAGAaggagaaggatgagaagaAGAACAAGCCCATGTGTCAGATCAGCGGCGTGAAGAAGCTGCAGCACAGCTCCAGCCTCACCAACTCCAACATCCCCCGCTTCGGAGTCAAGACAGAGACTGAGGAGGAGCTGgccaag GAACTGGAGGATGTGAATAAATGGGGCCTTAATGTTTTCAAAGTCACAGAGTTTTCTGGGAACCGGCCACTTACAGTCATGATGTATTCCATATTCCAG GAGAGAGACTTGTTAAAAACGTTCAAAATTCCACTCGACACCTTTATAACCTACCTGATGACCTTAGAAGACCATTACCATGGCGATGTGGCCTATCACAACAACATCCATGCTGCTGATGTGACCCAGTCCACACATGTGCTGCTATCCACCCCTGCACTAGAG GCTGTCTTCACTGATCTGGAGATCCTGGCGGCCATCTTTGCCAGTGCCATCCACGACGTCGACCACCCAGGAGTCTCTAACCAATTCCTCATCAGTACCA ACTCTGAGCTGGCCCTCATGTACAATGACTCGTCGGTTCTGGAGAACCACCACCTGGCTGTGGGCTTCAAGCTGCTGCAGGAAGAGAACTGTGACATCTTCCAGAACCTGACCAAAAAACAACGACAATCACTACGCAAGATGGTCATAGACATT gtCCTAGCGACTGACATGTCCAAGCACATGAACCTGCTGGCTGATCTGAAGACAATGGTGGAGACCAAGAAGGTGACCAGCTCTGGGGTCTTGCTGCTGGACAACTACTCTGACAGGATACAG GTTCTCCAGAACATGGTGCACTGTGCGGACCTCAGCAACCCTACCAAGCCCCTGCAGCTGTACCGGCAGTGGACTGACCGCATCATGGACGAGTTCTTCAGCCAGGGGGAccgggagagggagcgaggcatGGAGATCAGCCCCATGTGCGACAAACACAACGCCTCGGTCGAAAAGACCCAG GTGGGGTTCATAGACTACATTGTGCACCCCCTGTGGGAGACATGGGCCGACCTGGTGCACCCGGATGCCCAGGACATCCTGGACACCCTGGAGGACAACAGGGAGTGGTACCAGAGCACCATCCCCCAgagcccctctcctgccctggaCGAGCCCGACGACGGCAGCCGCCCGCCCGGAGGGGACAAGTTCCAGTTTGAGCTCACCCTGGAAGAGGACGGAGAGTCCGACACAGAGAAGGACAGTGGGAGCCagcccgaggaggaggaggtggaggaggaagaggaggaggaggaggaggaggaggaggaggagaacagctgTAGTGACTCTAAAACCCTCTGCACGCAGGACTCGGAATCGACAGAGATACCGCTGGATGAGcagttgggggagggggaggaggaggaggaggaggaggaacagagagaggtcgAGGGAGAGCGCTCTTTCACGCCGGACTGTGTAGTcgaagaagaggaaggggatgaagagaaacaggaagaggagaaagggagaaaaactGCCGACACATAG
- the pde4d gene encoding cAMP-specific 3',5'-cyclic phosphodiesterase 4D isoform X3 encodes MKPGHCPPAKERTMMHLRNYPIRRHSWICFDVDNGTSSGRSPLDPMASPGSGLILQANFVHSQRRESFLYRSDSDYDLSPKSMSRNSSIASDIHGDDMIVTPFAQVLASLRTVRNNFAALTNLQQERERANKRSPMCNPPPITKTSFTEEAYQKLATETLEELDWCLDQLETLQTRHSVSEMASNKFKRMLNRELTHLSEMSRSGNQVSEFISSTFLDKQHEVEMPSPQTQKEKDEKKNKPMCQISGVKKLQHSSSLTNSNIPRFGVKTETEEELAKELEDVNKWGLNVFKVTEFSGNRPLTVMMYSIFQERDLLKTFKIPLDTFITYLMTLEDHYHGDVAYHNNIHAADVTQSTHVLLSTPALEAVFTDLEILAAIFASAIHDVDHPGVSNQFLISTNSELALMYNDSSVLENHHLAVGFKLLQEENCDIFQNLTKKQRQSLRKMVIDIVLATDMSKHMNLLADLKTMVETKKVTSSGVLLLDNYSDRIQVLQNMVHCADLSNPTKPLQLYRQWTDRIMDEFFSQGDRERERGMEISPMCDKHNASVEKTQVGFIDYIVHPLWETWADLVHPDAQDILDTLEDNREWYQSTIPQSPSPALDEPDDGSRPPGGDKFQFELTLEEDGESDTEKDSGSQPEEEEVEEEEEEEEEEEEEENSCSDSKTLCTQDSESTEIPLDEQLGEGEEEEEEEEQREVEGERSFTPDCVVEEEEGDEEKQEEEKGRKTADT; translated from the exons CTTCGATGTGGACAACGGGACGTCGTCGGGTCGCAGCCCCCTGGACCCCATGGCCAGCCCGGGTTCAGGCCTCATCCTGCAGGCCAACTTTGTCCACAGCCAACGGAGGGAATCCTTCCTCTACCGCTCGGACAGCGACTATGACCTGTCGCCCAAGTCCATGTCCCGCAACTCCTCCATCGCCAGCGACAT TCATGGTGACGATATGATTGTAACACCATTTGCACAG gTTCTGGCCAGTTTAAGAACTGTACGGAATAATTTTGCTGCATTAACCAATTTACaacaagaaagagaaagggcaaACAA AAGATCACCCATGTGTAATCCACCCCCTATCACCAAGACCTCCTTTACAG AGGAGGCCTACCAGAAGCTAGCCACAGAGACTCTGGAAGAGCTGGACTGGTGCCTGGACCAGCTGGAGACCCTGCAGACCAGACACTCTGTCAGCGAGATGGCCTCCAACAAG TTCAAGAGGATGCTGAACAGGGAGCTGACGCACCTGTCGGAGATGAGCCGGTCGGGGAACCAGGTGTCGGAGTTCATCTCCAGCACCTTCCTGG ACAAGCAGCACGAGGTGGAGATGCCCTCCCCGCAGACACAGAaggagaaggatgagaagaAGAACAAGCCCATGTGTCAGATCAGCGGCGTGAAGAAGCTGCAGCACAGCTCCAGCCTCACCAACTCCAACATCCCCCGCTTCGGAGTCAAGACAGAGACTGAGGAGGAGCTGgccaag GAACTGGAGGATGTGAATAAATGGGGCCTTAATGTTTTCAAAGTCACAGAGTTTTCTGGGAACCGGCCACTTACAGTCATGATGTATTCCATATTCCAG GAGAGAGACTTGTTAAAAACGTTCAAAATTCCACTCGACACCTTTATAACCTACCTGATGACCTTAGAAGACCATTACCATGGCGATGTGGCCTATCACAACAACATCCATGCTGCTGATGTGACCCAGTCCACACATGTGCTGCTATCCACCCCTGCACTAGAG GCTGTCTTCACTGATCTGGAGATCCTGGCGGCCATCTTTGCCAGTGCCATCCACGACGTCGACCACCCAGGAGTCTCTAACCAATTCCTCATCAGTACCA ACTCTGAGCTGGCCCTCATGTACAATGACTCGTCGGTTCTGGAGAACCACCACCTGGCTGTGGGCTTCAAGCTGCTGCAGGAAGAGAACTGTGACATCTTCCAGAACCTGACCAAAAAACAACGACAATCACTACGCAAGATGGTCATAGACATT gtCCTAGCGACTGACATGTCCAAGCACATGAACCTGCTGGCTGATCTGAAGACAATGGTGGAGACCAAGAAGGTGACCAGCTCTGGGGTCTTGCTGCTGGACAACTACTCTGACAGGATACAG GTTCTCCAGAACATGGTGCACTGTGCGGACCTCAGCAACCCTACCAAGCCCCTGCAGCTGTACCGGCAGTGGACTGACCGCATCATGGACGAGTTCTTCAGCCAGGGGGAccgggagagggagcgaggcatGGAGATCAGCCCCATGTGCGACAAACACAACGCCTCGGTCGAAAAGACCCAG GTGGGGTTCATAGACTACATTGTGCACCCCCTGTGGGAGACATGGGCCGACCTGGTGCACCCGGATGCCCAGGACATCCTGGACACCCTGGAGGACAACAGGGAGTGGTACCAGAGCACCATCCCCCAgagcccctctcctgccctggaCGAGCCCGACGACGGCAGCCGCCCGCCCGGAGGGGACAAGTTCCAGTTTGAGCTCACCCTGGAAGAGGACGGAGAGTCCGACACAGAGAAGGACAGTGGGAGCCagcccgaggaggaggaggtggaggaggaagaggaggaggaggaggaggaggaggaggaggagaacagctgTAGTGACTCTAAAACCCTCTGCACGCAGGACTCGGAATCGACAGAGATACCGCTGGATGAGcagttgggggagggggaggaggaggaggaggaggaggaacagagagaggtcgAGGGAGAGCGCTCTTTCACGCCGGACTGTGTAGTcgaagaagaggaaggggatgaagagaaacaggaagaggagaaagggagaaaaactGCCGACACATAG
- the pde4d gene encoding cAMP-specific 3',5'-cyclic phosphodiesterase 4D isoform X5 codes for MPEANYLLTVSWGYIKFKRMLNRELTHLSEMSRSGNQVSEFISSTFLDKQHEVEMPSPQTQKEKDEKKNKPMCQISGVKKLQHSSSLTNSNIPRFGVKTETEEELAKELEDVNKWGLNVFKVTEFSGNRPLTVMMYSIFQERDLLKTFKIPLDTFITYLMTLEDHYHGDVAYHNNIHAADVTQSTHVLLSTPALEAVFTDLEILAAIFASAIHDVDHPGVSNQFLISTNSELALMYNDSSVLENHHLAVGFKLLQEENCDIFQNLTKKQRQSLRKMVIDIVLATDMSKHMNLLADLKTMVETKKVTSSGVLLLDNYSDRIQVLQNMVHCADLSNPTKPLQLYRQWTDRIMDEFFSQGDRERERGMEISPMCDKHNASVEKTQVGFIDYIVHPLWETWADLVHPDAQDILDTLEDNREWYQSTIPQSPSPALDEPDDGSRPPGGDKFQFELTLEEDGESDTEKDSGSQPEEEEVEEEEEEEEEEEEEENSCSDSKTLCTQDSESTEIPLDEQLGEGEEEEEEEEQREVEGERSFTPDCVVEEEEGDEEKQEEEKGRKTADT; via the exons ATGCCTGAAGCCAACTACCTTCTGACTGTGTCCTGGGGTTATATTAAG TTCAAGAGGATGCTGAACAGGGAGCTGACGCACCTGTCGGAGATGAGCCGGTCGGGGAACCAGGTGTCGGAGTTCATCTCCAGCACCTTCCTGG ACAAGCAGCACGAGGTGGAGATGCCCTCCCCGCAGACACAGAaggagaaggatgagaagaAGAACAAGCCCATGTGTCAGATCAGCGGCGTGAAGAAGCTGCAGCACAGCTCCAGCCTCACCAACTCCAACATCCCCCGCTTCGGAGTCAAGACAGAGACTGAGGAGGAGCTGgccaag GAACTGGAGGATGTGAATAAATGGGGCCTTAATGTTTTCAAAGTCACAGAGTTTTCTGGGAACCGGCCACTTACAGTCATGATGTATTCCATATTCCAG GAGAGAGACTTGTTAAAAACGTTCAAAATTCCACTCGACACCTTTATAACCTACCTGATGACCTTAGAAGACCATTACCATGGCGATGTGGCCTATCACAACAACATCCATGCTGCTGATGTGACCCAGTCCACACATGTGCTGCTATCCACCCCTGCACTAGAG GCTGTCTTCACTGATCTGGAGATCCTGGCGGCCATCTTTGCCAGTGCCATCCACGACGTCGACCACCCAGGAGTCTCTAACCAATTCCTCATCAGTACCA ACTCTGAGCTGGCCCTCATGTACAATGACTCGTCGGTTCTGGAGAACCACCACCTGGCTGTGGGCTTCAAGCTGCTGCAGGAAGAGAACTGTGACATCTTCCAGAACCTGACCAAAAAACAACGACAATCACTACGCAAGATGGTCATAGACATT gtCCTAGCGACTGACATGTCCAAGCACATGAACCTGCTGGCTGATCTGAAGACAATGGTGGAGACCAAGAAGGTGACCAGCTCTGGGGTCTTGCTGCTGGACAACTACTCTGACAGGATACAG GTTCTCCAGAACATGGTGCACTGTGCGGACCTCAGCAACCCTACCAAGCCCCTGCAGCTGTACCGGCAGTGGACTGACCGCATCATGGACGAGTTCTTCAGCCAGGGGGAccgggagagggagcgaggcatGGAGATCAGCCCCATGTGCGACAAACACAACGCCTCGGTCGAAAAGACCCAG GTGGGGTTCATAGACTACATTGTGCACCCCCTGTGGGAGACATGGGCCGACCTGGTGCACCCGGATGCCCAGGACATCCTGGACACCCTGGAGGACAACAGGGAGTGGTACCAGAGCACCATCCCCCAgagcccctctcctgccctggaCGAGCCCGACGACGGCAGCCGCCCGCCCGGAGGGGACAAGTTCCAGTTTGAGCTCACCCTGGAAGAGGACGGAGAGTCCGACACAGAGAAGGACAGTGGGAGCCagcccgaggaggaggaggtggaggaggaagaggaggaggaggaggaggaggaggaggaggagaacagctgTAGTGACTCTAAAACCCTCTGCACGCAGGACTCGGAATCGACAGAGATACCGCTGGATGAGcagttgggggagggggaggaggaggaggaggaggaggaacagagagaggtcgAGGGAGAGCGCTCTTTCACGCCGGACTGTGTAGTcgaagaagaggaaggggatgaagagaaacaggaagaggagaaagggagaaaaactGCCGACACATAG